From a region of the Zingiber officinale cultivar Zhangliang chromosome 10B, Zo_v1.1, whole genome shotgun sequence genome:
- the LOC122028801 gene encoding uncharacterized protein LOC122028801 isoform X1 — protein sequence MPNAFALVLAARRLRLYFLAHTIMVMTNNPLGRVLNPEVSGRLIKWTTELREFNIQYQPRMTIKAQSLVDFVTEVQTPEPEAAWKIYVDRSSTRQGSGVGVLLISPQEEQMHLSVWLEYRATNNEAEYETLIASLQAAQHVGAIKVLIHSDSQLITQQLIGTFEINNLRLRLYAEAFEKLKADFRRWLYRRYPGWKTKRWMSWQSWPTPYRRSSSSSQSSRSPWWHTSTEWRGSPSRVTDDSDLSYS from the coding sequence atgccgaaTGCTTTTGCACTGGTACTCGCCGCTAGGAGGCTTCGCCTGTATTTCCTCGCGCACACGATCATGGTAATGACCAACAACCCCCTGGGGAGAGTCCTCAATCCAGAAGTGTCAGGGcggctgatcaagtggacgacggaacTCAGAGAATTCaacatccagtatcaaccccgaaTGACCATTAAGGCGCAATCCTTGGTAGACTTCGTCACTGAGGTGCAGACTCCCGAACCAGAGGCCGCTTGGAAGATATACGTGGACagatcatccactcggcaaggaaGTGGAGTTGGGGTGCTGCTAATCTCCCCCCAAGAAGAACAAATGCATTTGTCCGTTTGGCTGGAGTACCGGGCAACCAACAACGAAGCTGAGTACGAGACGCTCATAGCCAGCCTGCAGGCCGCCCAGCACGTCGGAGCTATCAAGGTTTTGATCCACTCAGATTCCCAGCTGATTACACAACAACTTATTGGGACATTCGAGATCAACAACTTGAGGCTCAGACTTTACGCCGAGGCCTTTGAGAAACTGAAGGCTGACTTCCGGAGGTGGTTATACAGAAGATACCCCGGGTGGAAAACCAAGCGGTGGATGAGCTGGCAAAGCTGGCCAACTCCATATCGTCGGTCGTCGTCCAGCAGCCAATCGAGCAGGTCTCCctggtggcacacatcgaccGAATGGAGGGGTTCACCTTCCCGAGTGACGGATGACTCAGATCTCTCTTACTCTTGA